TGAGGTAAGCGATCGCGGCCATGCCGATGAGCGCGGCAAGGTCGCGCGCATAGTGGTTGCCGTAGAAACCACCGACGGTCTCGCGCATGGCATCGATGCCGTAGGTAAAGGGCAGGAATGGATGCACCGCGCGGAAGAAGTCCGGCGTCATCTCAATGGGGTAGAGGCCGGATGCGCCCGGAATCTGGATGAAGGCGAAGACCACCGCGATGCCGCGGCCTACGTGTCCAAACGTAGAAACCAAGCTATAGGTAATGCTCAGGTAGCACAGGCCCACGATGACCGCGGTAGCGACGTAGGCCAATGCATTGGCATGTTCAACACCAATGGCCAGGTTGCCGATGGACACGATGAGTGCCTGGGCAATGGCAAAGAAGGAAAGCAAAAGGAAGCGGGCAAGGTAAGCCTTGGTAATGGTTAGGTCCTTGCGGCCCTGCGGGTCTACCTCAGCACGGAAGATGATGAGCAGCATGAACGCGCCGATCCACAGCGTGAGGTTGATAAAGAGCGAGGACATGCCGGAACCATAGTGCTTTACAGGGAATACGGCGTGGCTTTCCATCTCCGCAGGGGAGGCAAGGAAGGAAGACACCTCATCGGTGTTAAGGCCCTTGACAGACTGCAGGATGGAATTGTTATTGGCAGTATTGCTCAGCGCAATCACGTCGCTGCGGGAGGCACGAAGCCCCTCCTCAATGCCGTCGAGGTCCACAGAAAAACGCTCAACTACTTGCTGGGCCTGGCTTAGCTGCTCGTCGACGCCCCCCAAGAGCCCATCGGTTTGCCCGACCAGTGCCTGCTGGCTTTCGAGCGAGGCGGAAAGCTTGCCGGTGGTAGCGGTGACGTCGGACAGCGCAGCGTTGAGCTTGGGTAGGCCTTCGGCTACATTATCGCGCAGCGCGTGGGAATCATCGCGCGTTTGGGCAGCCATCTTTTCCAGCATACCCGTGGTCTTATTGAGCGAATCGATGGTGTCGTTCGTATCGCCGTTGAGAGTATCTAAGTCACCGAGAACGGCCTTATTTTGATCATTGCGTTTGCGGAGGTCTCCTACCTGATCCTTAATCTGTTGGGAAACCTGTGGTGGCAGGGCCGGTGAAGACGCAAGCTTTTCAAGCTGATCGATTGCCCGGTCAGCTTCACCGACGATTCCTGACGCGCCCGCAGATGCGGCACCTACGCGGTTGAGTGCGCCGCGCAGCTTGCCGGAGACCGAGCCTACGGTGGCATTGGCGGAGGCGGTGCCGTCCGCCATGGCGGTCGTGCCTTCTACATAGGCGGCGGTGGCATCATCCGAGAAAGAAGTGACTTCCCGCTGGACCTCTGCGGTTATAGCGTTCAGCTCATCCAAGGCGGTCTGGGCATCGTCGATGGTCTTTTGCACCGTGCCCAAAGACTTGCGGGCTTGCGCGATGGTAGGGCGCGCATCCTCGATGGTGGCATGCACGTCAGCAAGCTGGCTGCGGGAGTTAGCTACCGTATCTGCGGTCTCTGAAAAAGAATCCGCGGTCTTGCTTGCGGTACTGTTAATCTTCTGGCTCAAATCGCCACCGGAGTTCTTTAGCTCCGTAGCCACCGAATCCGCTACCTGCTCATTGAAGGTAGAGCTAATGGTGGTGTCTAGGGTCGAAGCGCCGGTATCAGTAATCTTCGGTGCAATGGCGTTGAGCTTTTCATTGACGTGATATTCCAGCGTGGGCTGAGAATAGGTACCTTTAAAAAGGCTCACGAAATCGGCCGAGAAGTCCTCGGGGACAATCACCGAGGCGAAGACGTCGCCCTTCTTGACGGCGTCCTCGGCTTCCTGGCGGTCCATGAACTGCCAGCCCAGCTTGTCATTGTCGTGCAGCTTGTCAATCATCTGCCCGCCGACGTCTAAGTGGCCGGTCATCTCCGAGGATGCGCCTTTGTCTTCATTAACTACGGCGACCTTGAGGTGTTCTGTGTTTCCGTATGGGTCCCAGAAACCGGAGATGTTTACCCAGGAATACAGGGCTGGGGTGATCATCAAACCAATGAGGATCACCCAGACCTGCGGGGTCCGCCACAAGCGGACAAAATCTTGGAGAAAAATCTTCCAACTAGTAATCACTCGAAAAACCGTAGCACCCAACCGGAAAGAACTAATAGTCTGACTGTCAGTTTTAACAGAAATGAGAGAGCGCGTCCTGTCGAGCTTGCAGATATGTTTCTGGTGTGAAAT
This genomic stretch from Corynebacterium tuberculostearicum harbors:
- a CDS encoding YhgE/Pip domain-containing protein, producing the protein MITSWKIFLQDFVRLWRTPQVWVILIGLMITPALYSWVNISGFWDPYGNTEHLKVAVVNEDKGASSEMTGHLDVGGQMIDKLHDNDKLGWQFMDRQEAEDAVKKGDVFASVIVPEDFSADFVSLFKGTYSQPTLEYHVNEKLNAIAPKITDTGASTLDTTISSTFNEQVADSVATELKNSGGDLSQKINSTASKTADSFSETADTVANSRSQLADVHATIEDARPTIAQARKSLGTVQKTIDDAQTALDELNAITAEVQREVTSFSDDATAAYVEGTTAMADGTASANATVGSVSGKLRGALNRVGAASAGASGIVGEADRAIDQLEKLASSPALPPQVSQQIKDQVGDLRKRNDQNKAVLGDLDTLNGDTNDTIDSLNKTTGMLEKMAAQTRDDSHALRDNVAEGLPKLNAALSDVTATTGKLSASLESQQALVGQTDGLLGGVDEQLSQAQQVVERFSVDLDGIEEGLRASRSDVIALSNTANNNSILQSVKGLNTDEVSSFLASPAEMESHAVFPVKHYGSGMSSLFINLTLWIGAFMLLIIFRAEVDPQGRKDLTITKAYLARFLLLSFFAIAQALIVSIGNLAIGVEHANALAYVATAVIVGLCYLSITYSLVSTFGHVGRGIAVVFAFIQIPGASGLYPIEMTPDFFRAVHPFLPFTYGIDAMRETVGGFYGNHYARDLAALIGMAAIAYLIGTVMRRGLSNVNMLVNDELHKGGLVINEQVHLVGSRYRFTDLLYALNDREAYQQSLEDKWSMARRNYSQLMKITVAVGLALVVALGIYSRINPEEKAIIFGLACLVTLIAVGVICSLEYIKQSIAHDSRLADLSDEEIQEHLEHRQEHPNRYLLEDLDEESTFSNASETKEMPAVDGDDSGKRGE